A DNA window from Candidatus Brocadiaceae bacterium contains the following coding sequences:
- a CDS encoding glycosyltransferase family 4 protein, producing MYPRVLHCLADYKWTGPSGPVVRLCADLSERGWVSDLACMAAPPGVPNLVAQRAGEAGVRCLEVFRPHGAWSLREALRARRRLREAADADYGIIHFHGGWDQFIGVLAGSRRTIPTVRTDHGARQYAGGLLERRFYGPRNLDHLIVLSERHVAQALERLRRAPGTVSAVRGAIDVRAFQPADPPDGLRARLGFGEGDVVIGLVARVQRHRRFDVLLRAAQTVARRNPCVRIAVCGRGTHREELLDRPVLATGLGGTVLPLGYRSDDYADVLATFDAGMMLMPGSDGSCRAAMEMAAMGKPLVVAGRGVLPDIVLDGRTGIVVDDTPGQLAEAILEMAADGERRRAWGAAARQRMCDLFSTSRQAQEVIQVYRTVLGAS from the coding sequence GTGTACCCGAGAGTCCTGCACTGTCTGGCAGACTACAAGTGGACGGGCCCGTCCGGGCCGGTGGTCCGGCTCTGTGCGGACCTGTCCGAGCGCGGCTGGGTCTCGGACCTGGCCTGTATGGCGGCGCCGCCCGGGGTGCCGAACCTCGTGGCCCAGCGCGCCGGGGAGGCCGGGGTCCGTTGCCTGGAGGTGTTCCGGCCGCACGGGGCCTGGAGCCTCCGGGAGGCGCTCCGCGCCCGCCGACGGCTGCGCGAGGCGGCGGATGCCGACTACGGGATCATCCACTTCCACGGCGGGTGGGATCAGTTCATCGGGGTCCTGGCCGGGTCCCGGCGCACCATCCCGACGGTGCGGACCGATCACGGGGCGCGCCAGTACGCCGGCGGGCTGTTGGAGCGACGCTTCTACGGGCCCCGGAACCTGGACCACCTGATCGTGCTCAGCGAGCGGCACGTTGCGCAGGCGCTGGAGCGCCTGCGGCGCGCGCCCGGCACGGTGAGCGCGGTGCGGGGCGCCATCGACGTGCGGGCCTTCCAGCCCGCCGATCCGCCCGACGGACTGCGCGCGCGGCTGGGCTTCGGCGAGGGCGACGTGGTGATCGGGCTGGTGGCGCGCGTGCAGCGGCACCGGCGCTTCGACGTGCTCTTGCGGGCGGCGCAGACGGTGGCGCGCAGGAACCCGTGCGTCCGGATCGCCGTCTGCGGCCGCGGCACGCACAGGGAGGAACTCCTGGACCGCCCGGTGCTGGCGACGGGCCTGGGCGGGACGGTCCTGCCGTTGGGCTACCGGAGCGACGACTACGCCGACGTGCTGGCGACCTTCGACGCCGGCATGATGCTGATGCCGGGGTCGGACGGCTCCTGCCGGGCGGCCATGGAGATGGCGGCGATGGGCAAGCCGCTGGTGGTGGCCGGGCGCGGCGTGCTGCCCGACATCGTGCTGGACGGCCGGACGGGGATCGTCGTGGACGATACGCCGGGGCAACTGGCCGAGGCGATCCTGGAGATGGCGGCCGACGGCGAGCGGCGTCGTGCCTGGGGGGCTGCGGCCCGGCAGCGCATGTGCGACCTGTTCTCGACCTCGCGGCAGGCGCAGGAAGTCATCCAGGTCTACCGAACGGTTCTGGGCGCATCATGA
- the mnmG gene encoding tRNA uridine-5-carboxymethylaminomethyl(34) synthesis enzyme MnmG gives MPDRPCRLAGPRRALYNGPAQTLRSPSGAGAAPLSDTRFDIIVVGAGHAGCEAALAAARMGARTLLLTMSLDTVGLMSCNPAIGGLAKGQLVREIDALGGEMARVTDATAIQFRMLNTAKGPAMHSPRAQVDRSAYRRLMKRRIEQQENLHLRQDMVSGVLTESGAVRGVRTADGHVESARAVVLTAGTFLSGTLHLGRSITPGGRMGEPAAVGLSQSLRSLGLELRRLKTDTPPRVNARTVDLHRLEPVAGDARPVPFSSSTERLDRPQALCYAAATNRRTHDLIRGSIHRAPLYDGQITATGPRYCPSIEIKVLRFPERDTHQLYLEPEGLDTLELYCNGLFTSLPRDVQEAMVHSIEGMERAQITRYGYAVEYDWLPPTQLRPSLEVKQVDGLFLAGQINGTSGYEEAAAQGLVAGINAARKLRDRPALVLGRDEAYIGVLIDDLVTKGTEEPYRMFTSLAEYRLLLRQDNADRRLGRYARENGLMANARWTDLVRKEEQIAAALAYLSATRRDGVPLAQLLRRPEVTLDDLRGADPELARMTARPDVRQQVEIEAKYAGYMKRQREQVERFRRNEDRRIPASVDYDRVPELRFEAREKLARIRPASLGQASRIAGISPADLTTLMIWLETRRPRTAPPQAAPSEEPTP, from the coding sequence ATGCCCGACCGCCCGTGCCGCTTGGCAGGCCCCCGGCGGGCCCTGTACAATGGGCCGGCGCAGACACTCCGTTCCCCCTCTGGCGCCGGAGCCGCCCCGTTGTCCGACACACGTTTCGACATCATCGTCGTGGGCGCCGGCCACGCCGGCTGCGAGGCCGCGCTCGCGGCTGCCCGCATGGGCGCGCGCACGCTGCTGCTGACGATGAGCCTGGACACCGTCGGCCTGATGAGCTGCAACCCCGCCATCGGCGGGCTGGCCAAGGGACAGCTTGTCCGCGAGATCGACGCCCTCGGCGGCGAGATGGCCCGCGTGACCGACGCCACGGCCATCCAGTTCCGGATGCTGAACACCGCCAAGGGCCCGGCGATGCACTCGCCGCGCGCGCAGGTCGACCGCAGCGCCTACCGCCGGCTCATGAAACGCCGGATCGAGCAGCAGGAGAACCTGCACCTGCGCCAGGACATGGTGAGCGGCGTCCTGACCGAGTCCGGCGCCGTCCGGGGCGTCCGGACGGCCGACGGGCACGTCGAGTCCGCACGGGCGGTGGTCCTGACGGCGGGCACCTTCCTGTCCGGCACGCTCCACCTGGGCCGTTCGATCACGCCCGGCGGGCGCATGGGCGAGCCGGCGGCCGTCGGGCTCTCGCAGAGCCTGCGCTCCCTCGGCCTCGAACTGCGCCGCCTCAAGACCGACACCCCCCCGCGCGTGAACGCCCGCACGGTCGACCTCCACCGCCTCGAACCCGTGGCGGGCGACGCGCGTCCCGTCCCATTCAGCAGCTCCACCGAGCGCCTCGACCGCCCGCAGGCCCTCTGCTACGCCGCCGCGACCAATCGCCGCACCCATGACCTGATACGCGGCAGCATCCACCGGGCCCCGCTTTACGACGGCCAGATCACCGCGACCGGCCCGCGCTACTGCCCGTCGATCGAGATCAAGGTCCTCCGCTTCCCGGAGCGCGACACCCACCAGCTCTACCTCGAGCCCGAGGGGCTCGACACACTCGAACTCTACTGCAACGGCCTGTTCACCAGCCTGCCGCGCGACGTGCAGGAGGCGATGGTCCACAGCATCGAGGGCATGGAGCGCGCGCAGATCACGCGCTACGGCTACGCGGTCGAATACGACTGGCTCCCGCCGACGCAGCTTCGTCCGAGCCTCGAGGTCAAGCAGGTCGACGGGCTCTTTCTCGCCGGCCAGATCAACGGCACCAGCGGCTACGAAGAGGCCGCCGCGCAGGGGCTCGTCGCCGGCATCAACGCCGCCCGCAAGCTCCGGGACCGGCCCGCCCTCGTCCTCGGACGCGACGAAGCCTACATCGGCGTGCTCATCGACGACCTGGTCACCAAGGGGACCGAAGAGCCCTACCGCATGTTCACCTCGCTGGCCGAATACCGCCTGCTGTTGCGCCAGGACAACGCCGACCGCCGCCTCGGGCGCTACGCCCGCGAAAACGGGCTGATGGCCAACGCGCGATGGACGGACCTCGTCCGGAAGGAGGAACAGATCGCCGCCGCCCTCGCCTACCTGAGTGCCACGCGGCGCGACGGCGTGCCGCTGGCACAACTGCTTCGCCGGCCGGAGGTCACGCTGGACGATCTGCGCGGCGCCGACCCGGAGCTGGCCCGGATGACCGCCCGGCCGGACGTGCGGCAGCAGGTGGAGATCGAGGCCAAGTACGCCGGCTACATGAAGCGGCAGAGGGAGCAGGTGGAGCGCTTCCGCCGCAATGAGGACCGGCGCATCCCCGCGTCCGTGGACTACGACAGGGTCCCTGAACTGCGCTTCGAGGCCCGCGAGAAGCTCGCCCGCATCCGCCCCGCCTCGCTCGGCCAGGCGTCGCGCATCGCCGGCATCTCGCCCGCCGACCTCACCACCCTGATGATCTGGCTCGAGACCCGGCGCCCCCGCACCGCGCCGCCGCAAGCCGCCCCCTCCGAGGAGCCGACCCCATGA